From Permianibacter aggregans, a single genomic window includes:
- a CDS encoding COX15/CtaA family protein, translating into MTRRFTLTRRLVGFSIVLAMVVIMLGAWTRLSDAGLGCPDWPGCYGHLVVPEKDHQLERAAALFPEHTVEAHKAWPEMIHRYFAGTLGLLIYAIAFFSWRQRKQGHPVILPTFLAIWVTWQAALGMWTVTLKLWPIVVMAHLLGGFITLVALAILHLNISFPEMHVEVKNRTRLLAKIAAAVVFVQIMLGGWVSANYAALACTEFPICHVGWTEHADFAKGFEPHYPGEKNYEFGLLSPEARVAVHATHRIGAYTTFAVMALLVFWLWREKAAFAKLFAPVLAVVLIVQMSLGVANVVMHLPLNVAVAHNAVGALLLLTIAILNVVLIRGRQRAQT; encoded by the coding sequence ATGACACGCCGTTTTACCCTGACTCGTCGTTTGGTCGGTTTCTCCATTGTGCTGGCCATGGTAGTCATCATGCTCGGCGCATGGACGCGTTTGTCGGATGCCGGTCTCGGCTGTCCGGATTGGCCCGGTTGTTACGGTCATTTGGTCGTGCCGGAAAAAGATCATCAGCTTGAGCGCGCCGCAGCGTTGTTTCCGGAACACACGGTTGAGGCACATAAGGCCTGGCCGGAAATGATTCACCGCTATTTCGCCGGCACGCTCGGCTTGTTGATTTACGCGATTGCGTTTTTCAGCTGGCGTCAGCGCAAGCAAGGACATCCGGTGATACTGCCCACGTTCTTGGCGATCTGGGTGACCTGGCAGGCTGCACTTGGCATGTGGACCGTGACTTTGAAGTTATGGCCCATCGTCGTCATGGCGCATTTGCTGGGCGGCTTCATCACGCTGGTGGCGCTGGCCATTCTGCATCTGAATATTTCCTTCCCGGAAATGCATGTCGAGGTGAAAAATCGCACACGCTTGCTGGCGAAAATTGCTGCCGCCGTGGTGTTTGTGCAAATCATGCTCGGTGGTTGGGTCAGTGCCAATTACGCGGCGCTGGCTTGTACTGAGTTTCCGATTTGTCATGTCGGCTGGACCGAACACGCCGACTTCGCCAAAGGTTTTGAGCCGCATTATCCCGGTGAGAAAAACTACGAGTTTGGTTTGCTGAGCCCGGAAGCGCGAGTCGCCGTGCACGCCACACATCGTATCGGTGCTTACACGACGTTTGCCGTCATGGCGCTGTTGGTTTTCTGGCTTTGGCGCGAAAAAGCGGCGTTCGCGAAATTATTTGCGCCAGTGCTGGCCGTTGTGCTGATCGTGCAAATGTCATTGGGTGTCGCGAACGTCGTTATGCATTTGCCGCTCAATGTCGCGGTCGCGCACAACGCCGTTGGCGCGTTGTTGCTGCTGACTATTGCGATTCTAAACGTCGTCTTGATTCGCGGCCGACAGCGAGCGCAGACATGA
- the cyoE gene encoding heme o synthase translates to MNEASNVSLGWRDYFELTKPRVVALLLLTAVVGMFLAQDPAVSLLPPWQALVFGTLGIGLASGSAAAVNHVLDQRIDAIMARTSNRPLPKGKMTTLPAALFAALLAVLSMVMLWFLVNPTTAVLTFLSLVGYAFIYTGYLKRATTQNIVIGGLSGAAPPLLGWASVSGDIHPHALLLVLIIFVWTPPHFWALAIHRKDDYAKADIPMLPVVFGVEFTKTSVLGYTVLLVLTTLLPYLTKMSGLIYLIGSLILGFWFLWHAFMLKYRDDGTRAMATFRFSILYLMALFVVLLVDHYVTI, encoded by the coding sequence ATGAACGAAGCAAGCAACGTCAGTCTCGGCTGGCGCGACTATTTTGAACTGACCAAGCCGCGTGTCGTGGCTCTGCTGCTGCTGACAGCCGTGGTCGGCATGTTCCTGGCGCAAGATCCGGCGGTGTCATTGTTGCCGCCGTGGCAGGCACTAGTGTTTGGTACGCTCGGTATTGGCCTTGCCTCCGGTTCCGCTGCCGCCGTCAATCACGTACTCGATCAGCGCATCGATGCCATCATGGCGCGCACCAGCAACCGGCCGTTGCCAAAAGGCAAAATGACGACCTTACCGGCGGCGTTGTTTGCTGCGCTGCTGGCGGTACTGTCGATGGTCATGCTGTGGTTTTTGGTTAACCCAACCACGGCGGTGTTGACCTTTTTGAGCCTGGTCGGTTACGCGTTTATCTACACCGGTTACTTGAAACGGGCTACGACGCAGAACATCGTGATCGGTGGTTTATCCGGTGCGGCGCCACCGCTGCTGGGCTGGGCTTCTGTCAGTGGCGATATTCACCCGCACGCGTTGTTATTGGTGCTAATCATTTTCGTCTGGACGCCACCGCATTTCTGGGCGCTGGCGATTCATCGCAAAGACGATTACGCGAAAGCCGATATCCCGATGCTACCTGTGGTGTTTGGTGTCGAATTCACCAAAACCAGCGTGCTGGGTTACACGGTATTGCTGGTGCTGACCACGCTGCTACCTTACCTGACCAAAATGAGCGGCCTGATTTATTTAATCGGCTCGCTGATTCTCGGTTTCTGGTTCCTGTGGCACGCGTTTATGTTGAAATACCGTGACGATGGTACGCGCGCGATGGCGACGTTCCGATTTTCGATTCTGTATCTGATGGCGCTGTTTGTCGTGCTGTTGGTTGACCATTACGTCACGATTTAA